The Amycolatopsis sp. 195334CR genome window below encodes:
- the ptsP gene encoding phosphoenolpyruvate--protein phosphotransferase, producing MTTELHGNPASPGTASGTVARMRPVPELPARQPESAGAEQEFAAAKAALAGVADELERRGKALSGEAAEILDTQVMMVRDPSLEQGIAKATDAGSPAAWAIQEAFAAHIEVLRGLGGYLAERVTDLADLRDRAIAVALGEQPPGIPASEQPFVLVAVDLAPADTVTLDPSDVLAIITEKGGATSHTAILARSLGIPAVVGCAAAESLSDGQLVVVDGGAGKVVVDPETRLLDSIEREAEAQRQELARHRGPGSTKDGHPVKLLLNIGGAGGLEEAAAADAEGIGLFRTEFLFLDRAEAPSLDEQRAAYGKVFAAFSGRPVVIRTLDAGADKPVPFANDDVEPNPALGVRGYRVGRRNAGLLDLQLEAISQAAREHDTDVRVMAPMIATAAEAREFAARVRHFGIAQAGVMIEIPAAALRAEALLAEVDFVSIGTNDLAQYTFAADRLLGELNDLLDPWQPALLDLVSMVAEAGRKTAKPVGICGEAAGDPLLAPVFAGLGVTSLSMSAPGVPAVRASLRRHTFDDCAALAASALAAPDASSARSAVT from the coding sequence GTGACCACCGAACTGCACGGGAATCCGGCCAGTCCGGGCACCGCTTCCGGCACGGTCGCCCGCATGCGCCCGGTGCCGGAACTGCCGGCGCGGCAGCCGGAATCGGCGGGTGCGGAACAGGAGTTCGCCGCGGCGAAGGCCGCGCTCGCCGGGGTCGCGGACGAACTGGAGCGGCGCGGCAAGGCGCTGTCCGGTGAGGCCGCGGAAATCCTGGACACCCAGGTGATGATGGTCCGCGATCCCAGCCTGGAGCAGGGGATCGCGAAGGCCACCGACGCGGGTTCGCCCGCCGCGTGGGCGATCCAGGAGGCCTTCGCCGCGCACATCGAGGTGCTGCGCGGTCTCGGCGGGTACCTCGCCGAGCGGGTCACCGACCTGGCCGACCTCCGCGACCGCGCGATCGCGGTCGCGCTCGGTGAGCAACCGCCGGGCATCCCGGCTTCGGAGCAGCCGTTCGTGCTGGTCGCGGTGGACCTCGCCCCGGCAGACACGGTCACCCTCGATCCGTCCGATGTGCTCGCCATCATCACCGAGAAGGGTGGTGCCACCAGCCACACGGCGATCCTGGCGCGGTCGCTGGGCATCCCGGCGGTGGTCGGCTGCGCGGCGGCGGAGTCGCTTTCGGACGGTCAGCTGGTGGTGGTCGACGGTGGTGCGGGCAAGGTGGTCGTCGATCCGGAGACGCGCCTGCTGGACTCGATCGAGCGGGAGGCGGAGGCGCAGCGGCAGGAACTCGCGCGGCACCGCGGTCCCGGGTCCACTAAGGACGGTCATCCGGTCAAGCTGCTGCTGAACATCGGCGGCGCGGGTGGCCTGGAGGAGGCCGCCGCGGCGGACGCCGAGGGGATCGGCCTGTTCCGCACGGAGTTCCTGTTCCTGGACCGGGCCGAAGCGCCCTCACTGGACGAGCAGCGCGCGGCGTACGGCAAGGTGTTCGCGGCGTTCTCCGGCCGGCCGGTGGTGATCCGGACGCTGGACGCGGGCGCGGACAAGCCGGTGCCGTTCGCCAACGACGACGTGGAACCGAACCCGGCGCTGGGCGTGCGCGGGTATCGCGTGGGCCGCCGGAACGCGGGCCTGCTGGACCTCCAGCTGGAGGCGATCAGCCAGGCCGCGCGGGAGCACGACACGGACGTGCGCGTGATGGCGCCGATGATCGCCACCGCCGCCGAGGCACGGGAGTTTGCCGCGCGGGTGCGGCACTTCGGCATCGCACAAGCCGGCGTCATGATCGAAATCCCGGCGGCGGCGCTGCGCGCGGAGGCGCTGCTGGCCGAAGTGGACTTCGTCAGCATCGGCACGAACGACCTGGCGCAGTACACGTTCGCCGCGGACCGGTTGCTGGGCGAGCTGAACGATCTGCTCGACCCGTGGCAGCCGGCCCTGCTGGACCTGGTCTCCATGGTCGCCGAAGCCGGGCGGAAAACCGCCAAACCGGTAGGAATCTGCGGCGAGGCGGCCGGGGATCCCTTGCTGGCCCCCGTTTTCGCGGGCTTGGGCGTGACGAGCCTTTCGATGTCGGCCCCCGGCGTCCCGGCGGTCCGCGCTTCCCTCCGACGCCACACCTTCGACGACTGCGCCGCCCTAGCCGCCTCGGCCCTGGCGGCCCCGGACGCCTCGTCCGCCCGCTCCGCCGTGACCTGA
- a CDS encoding zinc-dependent dehydrogenase, with product MKVARFYAPGDIRIEEAPEPVPGPDELKIRVHACSTCGTDLKIFRHGHHHIDPPRVIGHEIAGEVVETGAEISGWAPGDRVQVIAAIPCGECADCRRGWRTICPNQLSMGYHFDGGFAEYMIVPQRVLRVDGLNRIPDGLSYAEASVAEPLACVLNGQEFAQVGEGDTVVVTGAGPIGCLHVRLARARGAAAVYLVELNRGRLDMAADIVKPDAAICGSETDPVQAVLDLTDGRGADVIITAAAAGKAQEDGLKMAARRGRISFFGGLPKDNPIIACDSNLVHYRELTIYGANGSSPEHNKRALELIATGAVPVDDLITHRLKLDGVLDAIDTVASGEAIKVTIEPAAV from the coding sequence GTGAAGGTGGCCCGTTTCTACGCGCCGGGCGACATCCGGATCGAGGAGGCACCGGAGCCGGTGCCCGGCCCGGACGAGCTGAAGATCCGGGTGCACGCGTGCTCGACCTGCGGCACCGACCTGAAGATCTTCCGGCACGGCCACCACCACATCGATCCGCCGCGGGTGATCGGGCACGAGATCGCCGGTGAGGTCGTGGAGACCGGGGCGGAGATCTCCGGCTGGGCGCCGGGTGACCGCGTGCAGGTGATCGCGGCCATCCCGTGTGGTGAGTGCGCCGACTGCCGTCGTGGCTGGCGCACCATCTGCCCGAACCAGCTGTCGATGGGGTACCACTTCGACGGCGGGTTCGCCGAGTACATGATCGTGCCGCAGCGGGTGCTGCGGGTGGACGGGCTCAACCGCATCCCGGACGGCCTGTCCTACGCCGAGGCCTCGGTCGCCGAGCCGCTCGCGTGTGTCCTCAACGGACAGGAGTTCGCGCAGGTCGGCGAAGGGGACACCGTGGTGGTCACCGGTGCCGGGCCGATCGGCTGCCTGCACGTGCGGCTGGCCAGGGCCCGTGGCGCGGCGGCGGTGTACCTGGTGGAGCTGAACCGGGGCCGCCTCGACATGGCGGCGGACATCGTCAAGCCGGACGCGGCGATCTGCGGTTCCGAGACCGACCCGGTGCAGGCCGTGCTCGACCTGACCGACGGCCGCGGTGCCGACGTGATCATCACCGCCGCGGCGGCGGGCAAGGCGCAGGAGGACGGGCTGAAGATGGCCGCGCGGCGGGGCCGGATCAGCTTCTTCGGCGGGCTGCCGAAGGACAACCCGATCATCGCCTGCGACTCCAACCTGGTGCACTACCGCGAGCTGACCATCTACGGCGCCAACGGGTCCAGCCCGGAGCACAACAAGCGGGCGCTGGAGCTGATCGCCACCGGCGCGGTACCGGTCGACGACCTGATCACGCACCGGCTGAAGCTGGACGGCGTGCTCGACGCGATCGACACGGTGGCCTCCGGTGAGGCGATCAAGGTGACCATCGAGCCGGCCGCGGTCTGA
- a CDS encoding PTS sugar transporter subunit IIA produces MAELLEKSGIRLGASAENRDDAIRQVGALLVEIGAVAPEYVDGMLEREESVSTFVGEAVAIPHGTNAAREHVKRTALAVVQFPGGVDWDGQRVQLCVGIAAQGSEQVQILSSLAHTLLDAEKAAELREASDPDTILRILTATEEEAVQ; encoded by the coding sequence ATGGCTGAGCTGCTGGAGAAGTCCGGGATCCGGCTGGGCGCGAGCGCGGAGAACCGCGACGACGCCATCCGCCAGGTCGGCGCGCTGCTGGTGGAAATCGGTGCGGTGGCACCGGAGTACGTCGACGGCATGCTGGAGCGGGAGGAGTCGGTCTCCACCTTCGTCGGTGAGGCCGTGGCCATCCCGCACGGCACCAACGCCGCCCGCGAGCACGTCAAGCGGACCGCGCTGGCCGTGGTCCAGTTCCCCGGCGGCGTGGACTGGGACGGGCAGCGGGTCCAGCTGTGCGTCGGCATCGCGGCCCAGGGCAGCGAGCAGGTGCAGATCCTGTCCTCGCTGGCCCACACCCTGCTCGACGCCGAGAAGGCGGCCGAGCTGCGGGAAGCGTCCGATCCGGACACGATCCTGCGCATTCTGACCGCGACCGAAGAGGAGGCAGTGCAGTGA
- a CDS encoding PTS lactose transporter subunit IIB, with amino-acid sequence MSSIEGKEITKVIIACDAGMGSSVMVAAQLGKRLKPYKVKVEHIPVNEIPGDAQLVLCQETLVARAKKNSDAVIIGFQNFLGDPVFDRVEQAIRDGGTLDG; translated from the coding sequence GTGAGCAGCATCGAGGGCAAGGAAATCACCAAGGTGATCATCGCCTGCGACGCCGGGATGGGCAGCAGCGTGATGGTGGCGGCGCAACTGGGCAAGCGGCTCAAGCCGTACAAGGTCAAGGTCGAGCACATCCCGGTGAACGAGATCCCCGGCGACGCGCAGCTGGTGCTGTGCCAGGAAACCCTGGTGGCGCGGGCGAAGAAGAACTCGGACGCGGTGATCATCGGCTTCCAGAACTTCCTCGGCGACCCGGTGTTCGACCGCGTCGAGCAGGCGATCCGGGACGGGGGCACGCTGGATGGCTGA
- the mtlA gene encoding PTS mannitol transporter subunit IICB: protein MTKTEEAPSRGHRVRVSVQRFGGHMAGMVMPNIGAFIAWGLITALFIPSGWTPNAKIETLVDPMINFLLPVLIGYTGGRLVHGQRGAVVGAVATVGLAVGAEIPMFLGAMAIGPLAGLLMKLFDEHIGSKTAPGFKMLVDNFSAGIIGGLMAVLGMLAIGPVVQGATKALGNGVQALFDTGLLPLVSLIVEPAKVLFLNNAINHGVLSPLGIADAAQTGKAIEFLIEPNPGPGLGILLALTFFGAKSARATAPGAIVIQFLGGIHEIYFPYILAAPRLILAAIAGGAAGIFVFSIFDAGLTATPAPGSIIAVLAVTPKGGYLGVIAGVVIAAAVSFLVAAVLLKFGRDARREEREQQLANGGQV from the coding sequence ATGACGAAGACGGAAGAAGCGCCCTCCCGGGGACACCGGGTCCGGGTCTCGGTGCAGCGGTTCGGCGGCCACATGGCGGGCATGGTCATGCCCAACATCGGCGCCTTCATCGCCTGGGGTCTGATCACCGCGTTGTTCATCCCGTCCGGCTGGACGCCGAACGCGAAGATCGAGACGCTGGTCGACCCGATGATCAACTTCCTGCTGCCGGTGCTGATCGGGTACACCGGCGGCCGCCTGGTGCACGGCCAGCGCGGTGCGGTGGTCGGCGCGGTGGCCACAGTCGGTCTCGCGGTCGGCGCCGAGATCCCGATGTTCCTCGGCGCGATGGCGATCGGCCCGCTGGCCGGCCTCCTGATGAAGCTGTTCGACGAGCACATCGGCAGCAAGACCGCGCCGGGCTTCAAGATGCTGGTGGACAACTTCAGCGCCGGCATCATCGGCGGCCTGATGGCGGTGCTCGGCATGCTCGCCATCGGCCCGGTGGTGCAGGGCGCGACCAAGGCGCTCGGCAACGGCGTGCAGGCCCTGTTCGACACCGGGCTGCTGCCACTGGTCTCGCTCATCGTGGAACCGGCCAAGGTGCTGTTCCTGAACAACGCGATCAACCACGGGGTGCTGTCCCCACTGGGCATCGCGGACGCGGCGCAGACCGGGAAGGCGATCGAGTTCCTGATCGAGCCGAACCCCGGCCCCGGCCTCGGCATCCTGCTGGCGCTGACCTTCTTCGGCGCGAAGAGCGCGCGGGCCACCGCGCCCGGCGCCATCGTGATCCAGTTCCTCGGCGGCATCCACGAGATCTACTTCCCGTACATCCTGGCCGCCCCGCGCCTGATCCTGGCCGCTATCGCCGGTGGTGCGGCGGGCATCTTCGTCTTCAGCATCTTCGACGCCGGGCTGACCGCCACGCCGGCGCCGGGCAGCATCATCGCCGTGCTCGCGGTGACGCCGAAGGGTGGTTACCTGGGGGTGATCGCCGGGGTGGTGATCGCCGCCGCGGTGAGCTTCCTGGTCGCGGCGGTACTGCTGAAGTTCGGCCGGGACGCCCGGCGTGAGGAACGCGAGCAGCAGCTCGCCAACGGCGGCCAGGTCTGA
- the pfkB gene encoding 1-phosphofructokinase has product MFLTVTANPSVDRTVEVPRLVCGELHRASAVHVHPGGKGINVARALVRNGLDARAVLPAGGPEGDHLISLLNRYEIDVVRVPASGPVRTNISVIEPDATVTKLNEAGARLSASEIAALSAAVLGHVSDVSWVVLAGSLPPGVDPGFYAELIRSLDGRAEVAVDTSGPALLAAVKAGPSLVKPNLEELEEAVGRPLSTIREVVEAARELRGLGAGAVLASLGSEGAVLVDADGAWHAEADAVARSSVGAGDSLLAGFLAGGGHGPRALASGVAWGAAAVSLPGSTMPGPVEVGAAEVRLHAELELERGVGAGA; this is encoded by the coding sequence GTGTTCCTCACCGTGACGGCGAACCCCAGCGTGGACCGCACCGTCGAGGTGCCGCGCCTGGTGTGCGGTGAACTGCACCGCGCCTCCGCGGTGCACGTCCACCCGGGCGGCAAGGGCATCAACGTGGCCCGCGCGCTGGTCCGCAACGGACTCGACGCCCGCGCGGTGCTGCCGGCCGGCGGCCCGGAGGGCGACCACCTCATCTCCCTGCTGAACCGGTACGAGATCGACGTCGTCCGCGTGCCCGCCTCCGGTCCGGTGCGCACCAACATCAGCGTGATCGAACCGGACGCCACGGTCACCAAGCTCAACGAAGCGGGCGCGCGCCTGTCCGCGAGCGAGATCGCGGCGCTGTCCGCCGCGGTGCTCGGCCACGTCTCCGACGTCTCCTGGGTGGTACTGGCGGGAAGCCTGCCACCCGGGGTCGACCCGGGGTTCTACGCCGAACTGATCCGCTCGCTCGACGGCCGCGCCGAGGTCGCGGTGGACACCAGCGGACCCGCGCTGCTCGCCGCGGTCAAGGCGGGGCCGTCGCTGGTCAAGCCGAACCTCGAAGAGCTGGAAGAGGCGGTCGGCCGTCCACTTTCGACGATCCGCGAAGTCGTCGAGGCCGCGCGCGAGCTGCGCGGTCTCGGCGCCGGTGCGGTGCTGGCGAGCCTGGGCAGCGAGGGTGCGGTGCTGGTCGACGCCGACGGTGCCTGGCACGCCGAAGCCGACGCCGTGGCCCGCAGTTCCGTCGGCGCTGGCGACTCGCTGCTGGCCGGGTTCCTGGCCGGTGGCGGCCACGGGCCGCGGGCGCTGGCGAGCGGGGTGGCTTGGGGCGCGGCGGCGGTCTCGCTGCCGGGCAGCACGATGCCGGGCCCGGTCGAGGTGGGCGCGGCCGAGGTGCGGTTGCACGCCGAACTGGAGTTGGAGCGCGGGGTCGGCGCGGGGGCTTGA
- a CDS encoding DeoR/GlpR family DNA-binding transcription regulator — MYAEERQQIILERARGLGRVDVATLAEEFTVTTETVRRDLTVLERHGVLRRVHGGAIPVERLGFEPAVATRESVMTTEKERIAKAALAELPEEGTILLDAGTTTARVAEQLPLDRELTVVTHSVNIALALTTRPNLTVMLVGGRLRSRTLASVDAWALRALDETFVEVAFMATNGISVERGLTTPDPAESMVKRAAVNCARRTVLLADHTKVGSDHFSRFAELSDIDTFITDDGIDSSVADEIAATGPRVLRV; from the coding sequence ATGTACGCGGAGGAGCGGCAGCAGATCATCCTCGAGCGGGCGCGCGGCCTCGGCCGCGTCGACGTGGCGACGCTCGCCGAGGAATTCACCGTCACCACGGAGACGGTCCGCCGCGATCTCACCGTGCTGGAGCGGCACGGGGTGTTGCGGCGGGTGCACGGCGGCGCGATCCCCGTGGAGCGGCTGGGTTTCGAGCCCGCCGTGGCCACGCGGGAGAGCGTGATGACCACGGAGAAGGAACGCATCGCCAAGGCGGCGCTGGCCGAGTTGCCGGAGGAAGGCACCATCCTGCTCGACGCGGGCACCACCACCGCGCGGGTGGCCGAGCAGTTGCCGCTGGATCGCGAGCTGACCGTGGTGACGCACTCGGTGAACATCGCGCTCGCGCTGACCACCCGGCCGAACCTGACCGTGATGCTGGTCGGCGGGCGGTTGCGCAGCCGGACGCTGGCCTCGGTCGACGCGTGGGCGCTGCGCGCACTGGACGAGACCTTCGTCGAGGTGGCTTTCATGGCCACGAACGGGATCTCGGTGGAACGCGGACTGACCACACCGGACCCGGCGGAGTCGATGGTGAAGCGCGCCGCGGTCAACTGCGCTCGCCGCACGGTGCTGCTGGCGGACCACACCAAGGTCGGAAGCGACCACTTCTCGCGATTCGCCGAACTGAGCGACATCGACACCTTCATCACCGACGACGGCATCGACTCGTCGGTAGCCGACGAAATCGCCGCCACCGGCCCCCGAGTCCTCCGAGTCTGA
- a CDS encoding NTP transferase domain-containing protein translates to MAECAGLLLAAGAGRRFGGPKALVEVDGEPLVLRSLRALAGCSPVHVVTGAASAAVSGLLPSSVAAVYAPEWASGMGASLRAGLASLSTVDVAAVVVHLVDLPGVGGEVVARLAALASPDVVARAAYGGVPGHPVLLGRNHWAAVAAAVSGDAGARHWLAAREDLRLVECGDLANGRDVDRPEDLPRPGL, encoded by the coding sequence GTGGCTGAGTGCGCGGGGCTGTTGCTGGCGGCGGGGGCCGGGCGGCGGTTCGGGGGGCCGAAGGCGTTGGTCGAGGTGGACGGGGAGCCGTTGGTGCTCCGGTCCTTGCGGGCTTTGGCTGGGTGTTCGCCGGTGCATGTGGTGACGGGGGCGGCTTCGGCTGCGGTGAGTGGGTTGTTGCCTTCGTCGGTTGCTGCGGTGTATGCGCCGGAGTGGGCTTCGGGGATGGGGGCGTCTTTGCGGGCGGGTCTTGCTTCGTTGTCCACTGTGGATGTGGCGGCGGTGGTGGTGCATTTGGTGGATTTGCCTGGGGTGGGCGGCGAGGTGGTGGCTCGGTTGGCTGCGTTGGCTTCGCCGGATGTGGTGGCCAGGGCTGCTTATGGGGGAGTGCCGGGGCATCCGGTTCTGTTGGGGCGGAATCACTGGGCGGCGGTTGCCGCGGCTGTTTCGGGGGATGCCGGAGCTCGCCACTGGTTGGCAGCTCGGGAAGACTTGCGGTTGGTGGAATGTGGCGATCTCGCCAATGGTCGGGATGTTGATCGGCCGGAGGACTTGCCCCGCCCCGGTCTTTGA
- a CDS encoding IclR family transcriptional regulator gives MDESRGAHHVQSLDRGLAVIRAFGADNPELTLSDVARITGLTRAAARRFLLTLADLGYVRTDGKYFSLTARVLELGYAFLSSMSLPEVATPHLERLSAEVHESSSVSVLEGGDIVYVARVAVSRIMTVSINVGTRFPAYATSMGHVLLAGLPAEKLDEYLAKARLDRLTSHTLTSEAALRAELLEVRGRGWALVDQELEEGLRSVAAPIRSREGKVVAAVNVSTHASRTTLDAVRDEMVPRLLDAAERIEADLAVAPPSRATRG, from the coding sequence ATGGACGAGAGTCGGGGCGCGCACCACGTGCAGTCGCTGGACCGCGGGCTGGCGGTGATCCGGGCGTTCGGCGCGGACAACCCCGAGCTGACCCTGAGCGACGTCGCCAGGATCACCGGGCTGACCAGGGCGGCGGCCCGGCGTTTCCTGCTCACGCTGGCCGATCTGGGGTATGTGCGTACCGACGGCAAGTACTTCTCGCTGACCGCGCGCGTGCTGGAGCTGGGGTACGCGTTCCTGTCCAGCATGTCGCTGCCCGAGGTGGCCACCCCGCACCTGGAACGGCTTTCCGCCGAGGTGCACGAGTCGAGTTCGGTGTCGGTGCTGGAGGGCGGCGACATCGTCTACGTGGCGCGGGTGGCGGTCTCGCGGATCATGACGGTGTCGATCAACGTGGGCACGCGGTTCCCGGCGTACGCGACGTCGATGGGGCACGTGCTGCTCGCCGGGTTGCCCGCGGAGAAGCTGGACGAGTACCTGGCGAAGGCCCGGCTGGACCGGTTGACCTCGCACACGCTGACCTCGGAAGCCGCGTTGCGCGCCGAACTGCTCGAGGTGCGCGGGCGCGGCTGGGCGCTGGTCGACCAGGAGCTGGAGGAGGGGCTGCGCTCGGTGGCCGCGCCGATCCGGTCGCGGGAGGGGAAGGTGGTCGCCGCGGTGAACGTGTCGACGCACGCCTCGCGGACCACACTGGACGCCGTGCGCGACGAGATGGTGCCGCGGTTGCTGGACGCGGCCGAGCGGATCGAAGCGGATCTGGCGGTGGCGCCGCCTTCGCGGGCTACCCGTGGCTGA
- the pcaC gene encoding 4-carboxymuconolactone decarboxylase codes for MNDDELYQDGIRVRREVLGDAHVDRAVANTTEFSQPFQDWITRSAWGSVWTRPGLDRRTRSCITLAALTALHCHEELAMHVRVAIHNGLTPAEISEVLLHTAVYSGAPAGNAAFAVAQRVLAELGEASAEG; via the coding sequence ATGAACGACGACGAGCTGTACCAGGACGGCATTCGTGTGCGCCGCGAGGTGCTCGGGGACGCGCACGTGGACCGCGCGGTGGCCAACACGACCGAGTTCTCGCAGCCGTTCCAGGACTGGATCACGCGCTCGGCGTGGGGCTCGGTGTGGACCCGGCCGGGACTGGACCGGCGCACCCGCAGCTGCATCACCCTCGCCGCGCTGACCGCGCTGCACTGCCACGAGGAACTCGCCATGCACGTCCGGGTGGCCATCCACAATGGACTGACTCCGGCCGAGATCTCCGAGGTGCTGCTGCACACGGCGGTGTACTCGGGGGCGCCGGCCGGGAACGCGGCCTTCGCCGTGGCGCAGCGGGTGCTCGCCGAGCTGGGTGAGGCCTCCGCCGAGGGGTAG
- the pcaD gene encoding 3-oxoadipate enol-lactonase, whose product MPVHYVVDGPEDGVPVVLSGSLGSALAMWEPQVRPLTEAGYRVIRYDHRGHGGSPVPDGPYDLADLGGDVLALLDRLGVGKAHFAGLSLGGMTGMWLGAHAPERLLSLVLCCTSAKLGPPEMWADRIRAVREGGTGSLASAVVGRWVTPAFDAGRRAELEEMVASTSDEGYAGCCAAIEVMNLTGELAQIPVPTLVISTSEDAATPPPHGKAIAEAIPGARFAEVGGAAHLGNVERPDEFSDLILARLAAR is encoded by the coding sequence ATCCCGGTCCACTACGTGGTCGACGGGCCCGAGGACGGCGTGCCGGTGGTGCTCAGCGGATCGCTCGGCAGCGCGCTGGCGATGTGGGAACCGCAGGTGCGGCCGCTGACCGAGGCGGGCTACCGGGTGATCCGGTACGACCACCGGGGGCACGGTGGTTCACCGGTGCCCGACGGCCCGTACGACCTCGCCGACCTCGGCGGGGACGTGCTGGCGCTGCTGGACCGGCTGGGCGTCGGGAAGGCGCACTTCGCCGGGCTGTCGCTGGGCGGGATGACCGGGATGTGGCTGGGTGCGCACGCGCCGGAGCGGCTGTTGTCGCTGGTGCTGTGCTGCACGTCGGCGAAGCTGGGGCCGCCGGAGATGTGGGCGGACCGGATCCGCGCGGTCCGCGAGGGCGGCACCGGCTCGCTGGCTTCGGCCGTGGTCGGCCGCTGGGTCACCCCGGCGTTCGACGCCGGGCGGCGGGCGGAGCTGGAGGAGATGGTGGCGTCCACTTCGGACGAAGGCTATGCGGGCTGCTGCGCGGCGATCGAGGTGATGAACCTGACCGGCGAGCTGGCCCAGATCCCGGTGCCCACGCTGGTGATCAGCACCTCGGAGGACGCGGCCACCCCGCCACCGCACGGCAAGGCGATCGCCGAGGCCATCCCGGGCGCGCGGTTCGCCGAGGTGGGTGGCGCGGCGCACCTGGGCAACGTGGAACGCCCGGACGAGTTCAGCGACCTGATCCTGGCGAGGCTGGCGGCCCGATGA
- the pcaG gene encoding protocatechuate 3,4-dioxygenase subunit alpha yields MSTPSQTVGPYLSIGLPWDDGPEVVPEGTPGAVVLRGVVRDGNGDPVPDAMIETWQADADGRFDHPDDPRGRVAGFRGFGRCPTDEQGRWSIRTVVPGPVPGSGGTPQAPHIDVSVLGRGLLHRVVTRIYFPEHTEAHAADEVLNAVPEERRGTLIAVREGDGYRFDVRLQGDGETVFFEV; encoded by the coding sequence ATGAGCACTCCTTCGCAGACCGTGGGCCCGTACCTGTCGATCGGGCTGCCCTGGGACGACGGGCCCGAGGTGGTGCCCGAGGGCACGCCGGGCGCGGTGGTGCTGCGCGGCGTGGTCCGCGACGGCAACGGCGATCCGGTGCCGGACGCGATGATCGAGACCTGGCAGGCCGACGCGGACGGCCGCTTCGACCACCCCGACGACCCGCGCGGGCGGGTGGCCGGGTTCCGCGGCTTCGGCCGCTGCCCGACCGACGAGCAGGGCCGCTGGTCCATCCGGACGGTGGTGCCCGGCCCGGTGCCCGGTTCGGGTGGTACGCCGCAGGCCCCGCACATCGACGTGTCCGTGCTGGGCCGGGGCCTGCTGCACCGGGTGGTCACCCGGATCTACTTCCCCGAGCACACCGAGGCCCACGCGGCCGACGAAGTGCTCAACGCGGTCCCCGAGGAGCGCCGTGGCACGCTGATCGCGGTGCGCGAGGGTGACGGGTACCGGTTCGACGTGCGGTTGCAGGGCGACGGCGAGACGGTGTTCTTCGAGGTTTAG
- the pcaH gene encoding protocatechuate 3,4-dioxygenase subunit beta: MTLPTYRPDPDGTHPPLGFPGYRSTALRHPKQPLVLLPQMLTEVTGPLLGPGRLGEHDNDLTRQHAGEPQGQRIVVHGRLLDGDGRPVRNSLVEIWQANAGGRYRHTGDRWPSPVDPNFDGVGRTLTDDDGHYEFTTIKPGAYPWKNHDNAWRPAHIHFSVFGTSFTQRLVTQMYFPEDPLFAQDPIFNSIPDEKARMRMVSRFDLARTRPEWALAYEFDIVLRGRDASVFEDEEDDE, translated from the coding sequence ATGACGTTGCCCACCTACCGACCGGATCCCGACGGCACGCACCCGCCGCTCGGCTTCCCCGGGTACCGCTCGACCGCGTTGCGGCACCCGAAGCAGCCGCTGGTGCTGCTGCCGCAGATGCTCACCGAGGTGACCGGCCCGCTGCTCGGACCGGGCAGGCTCGGCGAGCACGACAACGACCTGACCCGCCAGCACGCCGGTGAGCCGCAGGGCCAGCGCATCGTCGTGCACGGCCGCCTGCTCGACGGCGACGGCCGTCCGGTGCGCAACTCGCTGGTCGAGATCTGGCAGGCCAACGCGGGCGGCCGGTACCGGCACACCGGCGACCGCTGGCCGTCGCCGGTGGACCCGAACTTCGACGGCGTCGGGCGCACGCTCACCGACGACGACGGGCACTACGAGTTCACCACCATCAAGCCCGGTGCCTACCCGTGGAAGAACCACGACAACGCCTGGCGGCCGGCGCACATCCACTTCTCGGTGTTCGGCACCTCGTTCACCCAGCGCCTGGTCACCCAGATGTACTTCCCGGAGGACCCGCTCTTCGCCCAGGACCCGATCTTCAACTCCATCCCGGACGAGAAGGCGCGGATGCGCATGGTCTCCCGCTTCGACCTGGCGCGGACCCGGCCGGAATGGGCGCTGGCCTACGAGTTCGACATCGTGCTGCGCGGCCGCGACGCCTCGGTGTTCGAGGACGAGGAGGACGACGAATGA